The Equus przewalskii isolate Varuska chromosome 5, EquPr2, whole genome shotgun sequence genome window below encodes:
- the FRS2 gene encoding fibroblast growth factor receptor substrate 2, whose translation MGSCCSCPDKDTVPDNHRNKFKVINVDDDGNELGSGIMELTDTELILYTRKRDSVKWHYLCLRRYGYDSNLFSFESGRRCQTGQGIFAFKCARAEELFNMLQEIMQNNSINVVEEPVVERNNHQTELEVPRTPRTPTTPGFAAQSLPNGCPRYPSFGDASSRPSSRHPSVGSARLPSVGEESTHPLLVAEEQVHTYVNTTGVQEERKNRTSVHVPLEARISNAESNTPKEEPSNIEDRDPQILLEPEGVKFVLGPTPVQKQLMEKEKLEQLGRDPVSGGGANSTDWDTGYDSDERRDAPAVSKLVYENINGLSIPSASGVRRGRLTSTSTSDTQNINNSAQRRTALLNYENLPSLPPVWEARKLSRDEDDNLGPKTPSLNGYHSNLDPMHNYVNTENVTVPASAHKVEYSRRRDCTPTVFNFDIRRPSLEHRQLNYIQVDLEGGSDSDNPQTPKTPTTPLPQTPTRRTELYAVIDIERTAAMSNLQRALPRDDGTSRKTRHNSTDLPM comes from the exons ATGGGTAGCTGTTGTAGCTGTCCAGATAAAGACACTGTCCCGGATAACCATCGGAACAAGTTTAAG gtCATTAATGTGGATGATGATGGGAATGAGCTAGGTTCTGGCATAATGGAACTTACAGACACAGAACTGATTTTATACACTCGCAAGCGTGACTCGGTGAAATGGCATTACCTCTGCCTGCGACGCTATGGCTATGATTCGAATCTCTTTTCATTTGAAAGTGGTCGAAGGTGTCAAACTGGACAAG GGATCTTTGCCTTTAAGTGTGCCCGTGCAGAAGAGTTATTTAACATGTTGCAGGAGATTATGCAAAATAATAGTATAAATGTGGTGGAAGAGCCGGTTGTAGAAAGGAATAATCATCAGACAGAATTGGAAGTCCCCAGAACACCTCGAACACCTACAA ctCCAGGATTTGCTGCTCAGAGCCTGCCTAACGGGTGTCCCCGATACCCCTCCTTTGGAGACGCCTCGTCCCGTCCCTCCAGCAGACACCCCTCTGTGGGAAGTGCCCGCCTGCCCTCCGTTGGGGAGGAGTCTACACACCCTTTGCTTGTGGCTGAGGAACAA GTGCACACCTATGTCAACACTACAGGTGTGCAAGAAGAGCGGAAAAACCGCACAAGTGTGCATGTCCCATTGGAGGCAAGGATTTCTAATGCTGAAAGCAATACACCAAAAGAAGAACCAAGTAATATTGAGGACAGGGACCCTCAGATTCTTCTTGAACCCGAAGGAGTCAAATTTGTCTTAGGACCAACCCCTGTTCAAAAGCAattaatggaaaaagagaaactggAGCAACTCGGAAGAGATCCAGTCAGTGGAGGTGGTGCAAATAGCACAGACTGGGACACTGGCTATGACAGTGATGAACGAAGAGATGCACCTGCAGTCAGTAAGCTGgtgtatgaaaatataaatgggcTATCCATCCCTAGTGCCTCAGGGGTCAGGAGGGGTCGTCTGACATCCACCAGTACCTCAGATACCCAGAATATCAACAACTCAGCTCAGAGAAGAACTGCATTGTTAAACTATGAAAATTTACCATCTTTGCCTCCTGTTTGGGAAGCCCGCAAGCTAAGTAGGGATGAAGACGACAATTTAGGACCAAAGACCCCATCTCTAAATGGCTACCATAGTAATCTAGATCCAATGCACAACTATGTAAATACAGAGAATGTCACAGTGCCGGCAAGTGCTCACAAGGTCGAATATTCACGGCGTCGGGACTGTACACCCACAGTCTTTAACTTTGATATCAGACGCCCAAGTTTAGAACACAGGCAGCTCAACTACATACAGGTTGATTTGGAAGGTGGCAGTGACTCTGACAACCCCCAGACTCCAAAGACGCCTACCACTCCCCTTCCACAAACCCCTACTAGGCGCACAGAGCTGTACGCTGTGATCGACATCGAGAGGACTGCCGCCATGTCGAACCTGCAGAGAGCTCTGCCTCGAGACGATGGCACGTCTAGGAAAACGAGACACAATAGTACTGACCTGCCCATGTGA